The genome window ACTTTTTTTAACATCTCGGGGTTGAGTCCTTTGGGAAGAGTCGTCTGATAGTTTTTTCTATTTTTCACCTGAAACAAGCTATCAATCTCTGATTGATCAAAATCTCCTGATCCTTTTCTAAGCTTACTATCCATTTGCCTAAAAGATTCAAGAGAGGCTTTCAAACGGTCATAAACAAAGGGTTTCACTATATAATCAAAAGCTCCTGCTTGTATTGCTTCGTTTACTGTATTTGCATCGCGTGACGCTGAGACAATAATGACGTCAACGTTTTTCTTCTGTTCTCTTATTTTACGCAGTGCATTGAGACCATCAAGTCCGGGAAGGAAAATGTCAAGAATTAATAGCCGTATAGAAAGCGTGTCGAGTAAATCCAGCGCTTTTTGGCCATCTCCCGCGACAGCTACAACACGGAACCCTTCAAGTGAATTAATAAAGTTCTGGTGAATTTCTGCCACCATTGGATCATCTTCCACAACGAGAACGTCTATTCTATTCAATCAGATCTCCTCCTTCTCCGTTGGGGAGAGTCACTATAAACTCAGTATATTCTCCATATTTGAAATCAAGACAAATATCGCCACCTAAAGCATCAACCATCCGCCTGATATTATATAGGCCATAACCTGACGTTCGTGGTCGCGCCTTTGTTGAAAAGCCCTTTTCGAAAATTTTCTCTGCATTTTCTTCCGTTAGCCCTCCGGCATTATCCCAGACACTCAACATAATCTGGTTCGATTCATCGAAAATGGAAAAGCTGATACGAGGAACCTTTATTGAAGCTTGAAGCATGGCTTCGATAGCATTCTCCATAAGATTGCCCACAATAATAACCAGAGCCTGATCACTAATTTTAATTGATTCTCCACAGTAGCTATCTGGGGTAATTTCACAACCTATGCCAAGCTCTCGGCATCGTCCCATTTTCCCAAGCAAAATACCTCCTACTGCCGGATTCTTAATTCGTTCAGCTATCATAGAAGCCATTGTTTGCCCTGGAGCCTGTTCCTGAGAAATAAAATTCAGAGCCTTTGTATATTTTCCCAGCTGGATAAGCCCTGCTATAGCTTGCAACTTATTCATAAATTCATGGTTCTGCACGCGAAGCGATTCAACGTACATGCGCACACCTGTCATTTCTTCAGCCATGGCGTGTATTTCAGACATATCACGAAAACTGGCTATTGCACCGCAAATCTGACCATTGATCGTCACTGGAACCTTGTTAATAATCAAAGGGGCGCCACCTACATTTTGTTCAAGGTCATAAACAGCCTCTTTTGAAGAAAGAACTCCCTTCAGATTAATTTCAGGAACCAATGAGTCGACATCCTCACCTTCAGCATCATAATGAATTCCAAGCAACTTCATAGCTGAATGGTTAATGAGAGTTATACGTCCCACAGAATCGACAGCCAATATTCCATCTCGAATGAAGTCGATCAACTTTTCTCTCTCTTTCACAACTCGTGCAACCTGTTTTTTCAAAGAGAAATTCCATAAAAGGATAAGGAAAATGGCAACGACAAAGGCACTGAGTACCTTTATGAGAAGCGTTTTATCAACAAATCCTTCATGCTTAAATTGATCAAACCATTTTTTATAAAGTTTCTCATATGTCCCGTCACTGTATATTTGACTCAAACCTTGTTTAAGCATTCGAGCCAATGTAATATCCCCATGAGTAATGGTAAATCCCCACTCTTTGGTAAAAAGAGAGGATTCCAACGGAACTACATTATTGATTTTGAGCTTTTTACACATAGATAATCCCTGATAAAGCCCCATCAGCACAAAGTCATACTGTCCCGAAGAAACGAGATGTATGCCTTCGACAGGATTATCTACGATTAAAACTTTCGACGTGAGGTAGCTTGATTGAAGATATGCTTTTTCTGCACTTCCCTGCTCCACAATCACCGTCTTTCCTGCAACGTCACTTAAGCGGCTGCCTTCAAGACCTTTTCTTGTAAAAACAGCGTATGGAACTTTGATGACAGGTAAAGAAAAATAGAACTCGCCTATTTCCTTACCAGAAACATCAGGCAAAAAAGCTGCTTCTCTCTGAGATACATCTGGAACGGAGGGGATATTTATAATAGGTGCCATATGGGGGAGAATAGCTGATTCTTCTCTTGCGCTTACCACGCCAAGTATCAAATCAACGCGAGAAGAATAAAGAAGAGACTCCACTTCTGTCCAGTGCACCATTTGGAAATTAAGAGAAAGATCTTGCTTCTTGGCAATGGTTTCCAAAACATCGATAAAGAACCCCTCTGGCAACTGACGATCGTTAAGATACTCAAAGGGAGTCAATGCTTTGTCCCCAACAACATAGATCACACGCCCAGAAGATTTGCTCCATCCATGTTGAGGGAAAAGCAGCAAAAACCCTGCCAAAAATATTACAACAAGTAAATACAACCCGCATTTTTTCCCAAAGCTCATACTACCAAGACCTGTTCCACGTATATTTAGCTATAAGGAATGTACAAAAATCCCAGAATTTTTGTTTGACTTCGTTCATATTTTTTTCTGTCTCTTCATTTAGAAAACTAACAGCCGCATCCTTATCTTTTTTCAATAAATCAAGAGCCCTCTTCTCCACTTCTGACTGCCTTTTAAAGATGTCACCTTCTATTGGCCTTCTCATTTCTTCTAAATCACGAAAAGCCTGCTGATATCTCTTATTGACCAAATCTCCCGTGAGCATAAAAACCCATCGAGCAGAAGAAGGTGAAAACTGATCCATATTGAAATTGCGCCATTCACTTGGAGTTTGCGTCACACCGGCATAAACAGGAACATACGTACTCATGTGAGGGTGTCCCAACGAAAACCACATGACTCCACCGACACTATCAGGCAACCACGATCGCGATTGGGAAACAAAGCTATAAGACGTTCTTGCCGATACAGGTCTGTGATAAGGAATGTTTAGAAGAGTCCGCATGGCCCTATCTGGAAATGGCGTTGCCAACTCACTTTTTGACAAGTGACCATTTACATCAGGAACAAGCCACGCCGGATGCTCCTCCATGTTAAATGGAGTTCCTTCAAGGGGAGAACGAAGCAAAGCTATGACGTCTCGAACTCCAAGTTTTTTCTCTGGTTTAATAGAAAAAGGATAACAGGCGAGATCACCATTGGGATCCCACTCTTTTGAAGGTGCCAATGATTTATAGAGGTAATGCAAACGTTCTCTTACCCATGGAGCGTACATCGACCAATATCCCGTTTTTGGGGTATAGGCGTTTCTCCAGTTGAAAGATTTTTCCCTTTTAGGGTCGTACCAACCATGTTCAATAGCTACATCTATGTAATTCTTTGACGCCATAAAATAATCTGGCTTTGAAAGATCTATATATGTAAGAACGCTACCATTTGTTACAACAGCAACTTCATCATCGGGAACACGCCGAGCAGCCCAGACAGCACCTGATTTTTTACTTTCTGGTGTCCAGCCAAAGCCCACACTGCGTATTTCAAAAATCCAGGCTTCATAGGGATCTGCAATTGTAAGAGACTCCCCCTGGCCTGCACAAGAAGGAAGAAAGCCATATTTTTCAGCCATTGAACCGATAAGACGAATTGCATCGCGAGCCGTTTTGGTTCGTTGAAGGGCTAAAATCTCAAGTTGCTCTATAGTTAAAATTCCCCTCGCATCTGGTAAGAATGCTTGTAATTCATCTTTCTGCCCCACAGTACTCTCGCCAATAGAAAGTTGATGTTCATTGAAACATGAATACCCAACATGAAAATAGGTATATGTCTCTTCTGCCTGGGGTATTTGTCCAATAACACGTGGAGGATTTCTATCTTCTCCCAAAAGGTTTATATAGACATCCATCATTGTTCCTTTTGGATACTTTGCACCTTGAACAACTCTCAAATTAGAATCATACCAACTATCTGCCGTATGAGAGTTAATAACCGAACCGTCAATACTCACATCTTTACCAACTAAAACAGTGGTACATGCTTCCGCAAGATATGGATTTACGACAAAAAAGACTGCTAAGAAAATCAAAAATAAACCGTGTACACTGCGTTTCACTATGTCAACTCCTTCCTCACCCCTCAGATACTCATTATATACAAAAAAGCGTCGGAATGTCCTCCGACGCTTTTCTCTATATTACGATCAGTTCTGATCCGAACTGTTACTTAGTTTTTGTATCTATTGCAAGAGCCCCGTTTTCAACAGTGACAGAAACGACACTCCCTTCCCGTATCTTTCCAGAGATCAGAGCTCGAGCTATACGGGTTTCAAGCTGTCTCACAATGTATCTTTTCAGGGGACGTGCTCCGAAAACAGGGTCGTATCCAGCATCCGCTATAAATTGAACAGTTTCATCTGTAAGTTCTAGATCGATACGGCGATCTCTTAAGCGATCTCGTAACGCCTCTGTAAGTAACAACACAATCTTCTCTATCTCTTCTTTCTGAAGAGGCTTAAAAAGGACAATGTCATCAACCCTGTTTAAGAACTCCGGACGGAAAGACTGACGAAGCTCTCTCATAACAGCGTTTCGTGCATCTTCCTTAATTTCACCTTGCGCTGTAATTCCGTCAAGAAGATAGGGGGCGCCTATATTACTCGTCATAATAATCACGGTATTTTTGAAATCCACTACATGTCCATGACTATCGGTAACACGTCCATCATCAAGAATTTGAAGCAATACGTTAAAAACATCCTGATGAGCCTTCTCTATTTCATCGAAAAGAATAACAGAATAGGGTCTGCGTCGAACGGCCTCCGTAAGTTGACCTCCCTCTTCATAGCCCACATATCCGGGAGGGGCTCCTATAAGACGAGATACAGAAAACTTTTCCATATACTCAGACATATCAATTCGGATCATGTTCTCTTCACTATCAAAAAGAGCCTCTGCCAATGTTTTGGCAAGCTCTGTTTTTCCTACACCTGTGGGCCCCAGAAAAATAAAGGAACCAACAGGTCGACGAGGATCTTTAATTCCTGATCGTGCCCGTATAACAGCATCTG of Aminobacterium sp. MB27-C1 contains these proteins:
- a CDS encoding response regulator translates to MNRIDVLVVEDDPMVAEIHQNFINSLEGFRVVAVAGDGQKALDLLDTLSIRLLILDIFLPGLDGLNALRKIREQKKNVDVIIVSASRDANTVNEAIQAGAFDYIVKPFVYDRLKASLESFRQMDSKLRKGSGDFDQSEIDSLFQVKNRKNYQTTLPKGLNPEMLKKVITLLKKSNCSLSAVETAEVLQVSRITARRYLEYLVASGKATMKREYQEIGRPINKY
- a CDS encoding transporter substrate-binding domain-containing protein, with the protein product MSFGKKCGLYLLVVIFLAGFLLLFPQHGWSKSSGRVIYVVGDKALTPFEYLNDRQLPEGFFIDVLETIAKKQDLSLNFQMVHWTEVESLLYSSRVDLILGVVSAREESAILPHMAPIINIPSVPDVSQREAAFLPDVSGKEIGEFYFSLPVIKVPYAVFTRKGLEGSRLSDVAGKTVIVEQGSAEKAYLQSSYLTSKVLIVDNPVEGIHLVSSGQYDFVLMGLYQGLSMCKKLKINNVVPLESSLFTKEWGFTITHGDITLARMLKQGLSQIYSDGTYEKLYKKWFDQFKHEGFVDKTLLIKVLSAFVVAIFLILLWNFSLKKQVARVVKEREKLIDFIRDGILAVDSVGRITLINHSAMKLLGIHYDAEGEDVDSLVPEINLKGVLSSKEAVYDLEQNVGGAPLIINKVPVTINGQICGAIASFRDMSEIHAMAEEMTGVRMYVESLRVQNHEFMNKLQAIAGLIQLGKYTKALNFISQEQAPGQTMASMIAERIKNPAVGGILLGKMGRCRELGIGCEITPDSYCGESIKISDQALVIIVGNLMENAIEAMLQASIKVPRISFSIFDESNQIMLSVWDNAGGLTEENAEKIFEKGFSTKARPRTSGYGLYNIRRMVDALGGDICLDFKYGEYTEFIVTLPNGEGGDLIE
- a CDS encoding dipeptidase, which encodes MKRSVHGLFLIFLAVFFVVNPYLAEACTTVLVGKDVSIDGSVINSHTADSWYDSNLRVVQGAKYPKGTMMDVYINLLGEDRNPPRVIGQIPQAEETYTYFHVGYSCFNEHQLSIGESTVGQKDELQAFLPDARGILTIEQLEILALQRTKTARDAIRLIGSMAEKYGFLPSCAGQGESLTIADPYEAWIFEIRSVGFGWTPESKKSGAVWAARRVPDDEVAVVTNGSVLTYIDLSKPDYFMASKNYIDVAIEHGWYDPKREKSFNWRNAYTPKTGYWSMYAPWVRERLHYLYKSLAPSKEWDPNGDLACYPFSIKPEKKLGVRDVIALLRSPLEGTPFNMEEHPAWLVPDVNGHLSKSELATPFPDRAMRTLLNIPYHRPVSARTSYSFVSQSRSWLPDSVGGVMWFSLGHPHMSTYVPVYAGVTQTPSEWRNFNMDQFSPSSARWVFMLTGDLVNKRYQQAFRDLEEMRRPIEGDIFKRQSEVEKRALDLLKKDKDAAVSFLNEETEKNMNEVKQKFWDFCTFLIAKYTWNRSW